TTCTACGAGCGCATCTTCGGCTTCCGCGAGATCCGCTACTTCAACATCCAGGGCGAGTACACCGGCCTGACCAGCCGGGCGATGACGGCGCCCGATGGCCTGATCCGCATCCCGCTGAACGAGGAGTCCGGCAAGGGCACCGGGCAGATCGAGGAGTTCCTGATGCAGTTCAACGGCGAAGGCATCCAGCACGTCGCGCTGCTCACCGACGACCTGCTGGCCAGCGTGGATGCGCTGCAGATGGCCGGCATCCCGCTGATGACCGCACCCAACGACGTGTACTACGAGATGCTGGCCGAGCGCCTGCCCGGCCACGGCGAGCCGGTCAGCGAGCTGCAGGCCCGCGGCATCCTGCTCGACGGCTCGACGGCGAACGGTGGAAAACGCCTGCTGCTGCAGATCTTCAGCCAGACGCTGCTCGGCCCGGTGTTCTTCGAGTTCATCCAGCGCAAGGCCGACGAGGGCTTCGGCGAAGGCAACTTCAAGGCGCTGTTCGAGAGCATGGAGCGCGACCAACTCCGCCGCGGCGTGATCTCGGGCGAATGAGCAGTCGCTAGCCTGCTCGCCGCCCCGGCTGCCACAGCCCGGTGGCCAGGGCGGTGCCCGTCAGCACGATGGCGCCGCCCACCGCCATGCGCAGCGTGAAGGCCTCGTCCAGCAGCAGCGCACCCCAGACGGTGGCGAACAGCGGCACCAGGTAGGTCACCGTCACCGCCCGGGCCGGGCCCACACGGGCCAGCAGGCGGAAGTACAGCAGGTAGGCCAGTGCGGTGCAGCCCACGCCGAG
The Sphaerotilus microaerophilus DNA segment above includes these coding regions:
- the hppD gene encoding 4-hydroxyphenylpyruvate dioxygenase, coding for MADLFDNPMGLMGFEFVEFASPTPNVLEPLFEQLGFTLVAKHRSKDVLLYRQGGINFIVNREPRSVAGYFAAEHGPSACGLAFRVRDSHHAYFRALELGAQPVDIPAGPMELKLPAIKGIGGAPLYLIDRFEDGASIYDIDFEFLPEFADPASRRPKGHGFRMVDHLTHNVYRGRMAFWGSFYERIFGFREIRYFNIQGEYTGLTSRAMTAPDGLIRIPLNEESGKGTGQIEEFLMQFNGEGIQHVALLTDDLLASVDALQMAGIPLMTAPNDVYYEMLAERLPGHGEPVSELQARGILLDGSTANGGKRLLLQIFSQTLLGPVFFEFIQRKADEGFGEGNFKALFESMERDQLRRGVISGE